Proteins co-encoded in one Pirellulales bacterium genomic window:
- a CDS encoding TolC family protein: protein MALHKDLGDSRPRALAPPRRAGVWISIALAVLSAPGCTRNFYRTQADNEVSYTVHQLSSLYKTPLEYFNVYTDKRSRLFDPTNPDRPPMPPDDPAAHKLMHAVNYMPGYRKWYRNGTVPVVDMNCWQQYLPPPDEDGAIPLDMATAMEISRLNSRDYQSQLETLYLAAMDVTAERFRFTTQWFNDPSATYNSLGPLAAGGPQATWTLTNDLQAQKLFGGGGQLLVEIANTLTWNLIGHSQTNNTIASFSLMQPILRNAGRAFVMERLTLVERTLLYSIRQMEQYRRAYYAFIATGRSTGLGPQRVGGVFGTAGLGGFTGVGTNGFGQVGTAVAATANPALGGSTSGAGAAQANGFIGILQDIMQIRNQEANVAGLRDSLAQLQAAYEAGRIDRFQVDLTRQSLYLNESQVLNAKVVMENLLDNFKVTMGLPPDVNFAVKDPFLDRFQLIDPKLTKIQNHVVNVVEKVRNPAAPLTIEDLTDYLQDVERVQAEITGHLNVVTNDFAKLDERLPSRRATLERLQLRPEYDRGDVEPEAYSVKLLDERVETLKDDYQDLQNRLDASWKDFDVLRGELPSVESEAGRRHFLDAITSLSAQVLELTLIQARARLDAIELVPINLLPSQAVVIASANRPDWANTRASVIDAWRLIEFNANQLRAGLNVVFNGDIQTPNGNAFNPVNFRGSAGDLNVSLQFDTPLTRLNERNDYRQALIGYQQARRRWMAYVDTIHQTLRQEIRQINLNQINFEQNRGAVAIAIEKVDIARLRLMQPPAPGETTTFSNTFARDLLQALNDLLQAQNDFMSIWVNYEVQRISLDFDLGIMQLDERGVWIDRGNVDGSKLLEEYAQECEPEALPFRWQATEDAEKQQQKLREGTTEEEQKEEEIPPPNPHPTDNVQSMPEPGSEEVVDSLAEKARQALAATRPVKLVSPTGRAALRQKQPAERPQVPQTPF from the coding sequence ATGGCTTTGCACAAAGACCTCGGCGACTCTCGTCCGCGCGCGTTGGCGCCGCCTCGCCGCGCGGGTGTCTGGATATCGATTGCGCTGGCCGTGCTATCGGCGCCTGGCTGTACGCGGAACTTCTATCGCACGCAAGCCGACAATGAAGTCTCGTACACGGTCCATCAGTTATCGAGTTTGTACAAAACGCCCCTGGAGTACTTCAACGTCTACACCGACAAGCGATCGCGCTTGTTCGATCCGACGAACCCGGATCGGCCCCCCATGCCGCCCGATGATCCGGCCGCGCACAAGTTAATGCATGCCGTGAACTACATGCCGGGCTACCGCAAGTGGTACCGCAATGGCACGGTGCCGGTGGTGGACATGAATTGCTGGCAGCAGTATCTGCCGCCGCCTGACGAAGACGGCGCCATTCCGCTCGACATGGCGACGGCGATGGAGATATCGCGGTTGAACTCGCGCGACTATCAGTCGCAGCTCGAAACGCTTTATTTGGCGGCCATGGACGTGACGGCCGAGCGGTTTCGTTTCACCACCCAATGGTTCAACGATCCCAGCGCCACTTACAACAGCCTAGGTCCGTTGGCGGCCGGCGGACCGCAGGCGACTTGGACCCTTACCAACGACTTGCAGGCGCAAAAGCTCTTCGGGGGCGGCGGGCAGTTGCTGGTCGAAATCGCCAACACGTTGACCTGGAACCTGATCGGGCATAGTCAGACCAACAACACGATCGCCAGCTTCAGCTTGATGCAGCCCATTCTGCGCAATGCGGGCCGGGCTTTCGTCATGGAACGCTTGACGCTCGTCGAACGCACGCTCTTGTACAGCATTCGCCAGATGGAGCAGTACCGCCGGGCTTACTACGCCTTCATCGCCACGGGGCGCAGCACGGGCCTGGGCCCGCAACGCGTCGGTGGTGTGTTCGGCACGGCCGGTTTGGGCGGGTTTACCGGCGTCGGCACCAACGGCTTCGGACAGGTCGGTACGGCCGTCGCCGCTACGGCCAACCCGGCCCTCGGTGGCAGTACCAGCGGCGCCGGTGCCGCGCAGGCGAACGGTTTCATCGGTATCCTGCAAGACATCATGCAGATTCGCAATCAAGAGGCGAACGTTGCCGGCCTGCGCGACAGCCTGGCCCAATTGCAGGCGGCTTACGAGGCCGGGCGCATCGATCGTTTTCAGGTCGATTTGACGCGCCAGTCCTTATATCTCAACGAAAGCCAGGTGCTTAACGCGAAAGTCGTGATGGAGAACTTGCTCGACAACTTCAAAGTCACGATGGGCTTGCCGCCCGACGTGAATTTTGCCGTCAAGGATCCGTTCCTCGACCGCTTCCAATTGATCGACCCCAAGCTAACGAAGATTCAAAACCATGTGGTAAACGTCGTCGAGAAGGTGCGCAATCCAGCGGCGCCGCTCACGATCGAAGATTTGACCGACTACCTCCAAGACGTCGAGCGGGTACAGGCCGAGATCACCGGCCACTTGAACGTCGTCACCAACGATTTCGCCAAGCTTGACGAGCGTTTGCCATCGCGACGGGCGACGCTCGAACGGTTGCAACTGCGACCCGAATACGATCGAGGGGACGTCGAACCCGAGGCCTACAGCGTGAAACTGCTTGACGAGCGTGTAGAAACATTGAAGGACGACTATCAGGATCTACAGAATCGCCTGGATGCCAGCTGGAAAGACTTCGACGTGTTGCGTGGCGAATTGCCCAGCGTCGAGTCCGAAGCCGGGCGGCGCCACTTCCTGGATGCCATCACTTCGCTCTCGGCCCAGGTGCTCGAACTGACGCTGATCCAAGCCCGCGCCCGCCTTGACGCCATCGAATTGGTTCCGATCAATCTCCTGCCGTCGCAGGCCGTTGTCATCGCCAGCGCCAATCGTCCCGATTGGGCTAACACGCGTGCCAGCGTGATCGATGCCTGGCGATTAATCGAGTTCAACGCTAACCAACTGCGGGCCGGACTGAACGTCGTATTCAACGGCGATATTCAAACGCCGAATGGAAATGCATTCAATCCCGTGAACTTTCGCGGGTCGGCCGGGGATTTGAATGTTTCACTGCAATTCGACACGCCGCTGACGCGATTGAACGAGCGGAATGACTATCGGCAAGCGCTGATCGGCTACCAGCAAGCTCGCCGCCGCTGGATGGCGTATGTCGACACAATTCACCAGACGTTGCGCCAGGAAATCCGCCAAATCAATCTGAACCAGATCAACTTCGAACAAAACCGCGGCGCCGTGGCGATCGCCATCGAAAAAGTCGATATCGCGCGGTTGCGACTGATGCAGCCGCCAGCGCCCGGCGAGACCACGACTTTCAGCAACACGTTTGCTCGTGACTTGCTCCAGGCCCTGAACGATCTGCTCCAGGCACAAAACGACTTCATGAGCATTTGGGTGAACTACGAGGTGCAGCGGATCTCCTTGGACTTCGACCTGGGCATCATGCAACTCGACGAGCGCGGCGTATGGATCGACCGGGGGAATGTCGACGGCTCCAAGCTGCTCGAGGAGTATGCGCAGGAATGCGAGCCCGAGGCGTTGCCGTTCCGCTGGCAGGCCACCGAAGACGCCGAAAAGCAACAGCAGAAGCTACGTGAAGGCACGACCGAGGAAGAGCAAAAGGAAGAGGAGATTCCGCCGCCCAACCCCCACCCCACCGACAACGTGCAAAGCATGCCGGAGCCCGGGTCGGAAGAAGTCGTCGATTCGCTGGCCGAAAAGGCTCGCCAGGCGTTGGCCGCCACCCGACCGGTCAAGCTGGTCTCGCCCACGGGGCGCGCCGCCCTGAGGCAGAAACAACCGGCCGAGCGGCCTCAGGTTCCGCAAACGCCGTTTTGA
- a CDS encoding HlyD family efflux transporter periplasmic adaptor subunit: MSRTHRPSLVLVAARRSTVRSGFSLIGLLVMLLFLGGIGGGAYWYLRPMLSGEKQETTYLVDHVKSGVFTHDVVERGEIESSSNVEVRSAVQSRSSGAGGGMAIIEIVPEGTVVAEGDLLVKLDDSSLRDELTQQQNVVNASDSLVIQSLANLETAKIAKEEYEQGTFKQDEETLQSAAFVAEENLRRAQEYARHSERLASRGYVTQVQLEADKFAVKKAEADLALANTKLMVIRTYTKKKMVEQLDANIKIADAKLKADEKTNAIDRAKLEFIQSQIDKCIIKAPAAGQVVYANESGGRNGQDVVIQEGTVIRERQVIIRLPDPEKMQVKARINESRIDYVREGLPVIIRLDALPNVELAGTVRKVSDYPMPTGWFGSNVKEYATFIQIDNPPAAMRPGMTAEVAIRTEQLENALQLPSQAVFERGGKHWCIVPEGQNLVAKPVKIGATNDKVVVIKDGLKNDDIVVSNPRKYLKDVELPAASEEDDKQMLAKMPPPRDDGEKSRRVASAEGGPGGARGKGGGGRDPATMVAGMMERLDKNSDGKLEESEMGDLPEQFRTALKSADTNGDGFTDKAEAMKIMQAMRGAGGGGGRPPGTGGGGGAAP; this comes from the coding sequence ATGTCGCGTACGCATCGCCCCTCGTTAGTCCTGGTCGCCGCTCGCCGGTCGACCGTGAGGAGCGGGTTTTCGCTCATCGGCCTGTTGGTCATGCTGCTGTTCCTGGGCGGAATCGGCGGCGGCGCGTATTGGTACCTGCGCCCCATGCTGTCGGGTGAAAAGCAGGAGACCACTTATCTGGTCGACCACGTCAAAAGCGGGGTTTTCACGCACGACGTGGTGGAACGCGGCGAAATCGAAAGCTCCAGTAACGTCGAAGTCCGCAGCGCGGTGCAATCGCGCAGCTCCGGGGCCGGCGGCGGCATGGCCATTATCGAGATCGTTCCCGAAGGCACCGTCGTGGCCGAAGGGGATCTTCTCGTCAAGCTCGACGACTCGTCGTTACGCGACGAATTGACGCAGCAGCAAAACGTGGTGAACGCCAGCGACTCACTGGTGATTCAATCCCTGGCCAACCTGGAAACGGCCAAAATCGCCAAGGAAGAATACGAACAGGGGACGTTCAAGCAGGACGAAGAGACGCTGCAAAGTGCCGCGTTCGTGGCCGAGGAGAATCTCCGCCGCGCCCAGGAATACGCCCGGCACAGCGAGCGGCTGGCTTCGCGCGGCTATGTCACGCAGGTGCAGCTCGAAGCCGACAAGTTCGCGGTTAAAAAGGCCGAAGCGGATTTGGCACTGGCGAACACCAAATTGATGGTCATTCGCACGTACACCAAGAAGAAAATGGTCGAGCAGCTCGACGCAAACATCAAGATCGCGGACGCCAAACTGAAAGCCGACGAGAAGACGAACGCCATCGATCGCGCCAAGCTGGAATTCATCCAATCGCAAATCGACAAGTGCATCATCAAGGCACCGGCCGCTGGCCAGGTGGTTTATGCGAACGAGAGCGGCGGTCGCAACGGCCAGGACGTCGTTATTCAGGAAGGGACGGTCATTCGCGAGCGGCAGGTAATCATCCGTTTGCCGGACCCGGAGAAAATGCAGGTCAAGGCACGCATCAACGAGTCGCGCATCGATTACGTACGGGAAGGTCTGCCCGTCATCATCCGTCTGGACGCTCTGCCGAACGTCGAGCTGGCGGGCACCGTCCGCAAGGTAAGCGATTATCCGATGCCGACGGGCTGGTTCGGTAGCAACGTCAAGGAATATGCGACCTTCATCCAGATCGACAACCCGCCAGCAGCGATGCGGCCAGGTATGACCGCCGAAGTGGCCATCCGTACCGAGCAATTGGAAAATGCTTTGCAATTGCCCTCGCAGGCCGTCTTCGAGCGCGGGGGCAAGCACTGGTGCATCGTGCCAGAGGGCCAGAACCTGGTCGCCAAGCCCGTGAAGATTGGGGCCACGAACGATAAGGTGGTTGTCATCAAGGATGGGCTGAAGAACGACGACATCGTGGTCAGCAATCCGCGCAAATACCTGAAGGACGTCGAACTGCCGGCCGCCAGCGAAGAGGACGACAAGCAAATGCTTGCCAAGATGCCTCCACCGCGCGACGACGGCGAGAAGTCGCGGCGCGTGGCCTCGGCCGAAGGCGGACCGGGCGGCGCACGCGGCAAGGGAGGCGGCGGGCGTGATCCAGCCACGATGGTGGCCGGCATGATGGAGCGGCTCGATAAGAACAGCGACGGTAAGCTCGAAGAATCCGAGATGGGCGATCTGCCCGAGCAATTCCGCACCGCTCTAAAAAGTGCCGACACCAATGGCGACGGCTTCACCGATAAGGCCGAGGCGATGAAGATCATGCAGGCCATGCGCGGCGCCGGTGGTGGCGGGGGCCGTCCACCGGGCACGGGCGGCGGAGGTGGAGCGGCGCCATGA